A region of the Euzebya sp. genome:
GGTCGAAGATGCCGAGCTCGCCGTGGCGACCCGGCTCGATGCCGTTGTGGGACGCGACGAGCGGCAGCCGGTTCGCCTCCATGACGTTCCAGGCCACCTCGACGCCGGGGGAGTTCGAGATCCACAGGCCGGCGCCGGTGTCACCGACCGCGAACACGCCGTTCGCGCGCAGGACGTTCGACTGGATCAGCCCGCCGTAGGTCTCCTCGTTCAGGATGCCGGCCCAGTCGTTGTGCTCGGACAGGTTCCCGGTCCACTCGGGGTCCTGGCAGTCGAGGTCGCACCACAGGCCGGGCCCGCGGTTGTGGTGGGCCCAGTTGTTCACGAACCGCGGCCGCAGCGCGCTGGTCATCTTCGCGCCGCCGGCCTCCCACGCCCAGAGGAAGCCGATCTCGCCGTTGTAGGCGATCTCGTTGTTCTCGATGAGCACGGGGGCCTGCGAGCCGTCGGGGAGGCGGTCCCCGCCGCCGATCGCGATCTGCCCGTTGTGGACCAGGCGGGAGTTGCGCACCACGGCGCCGTACCCGGTGCGGATCGCGGGTCCGTGGGACTCCGAGATGTGGACCCGGTCGATGACCCACCTCCGGCCGATGTGGGCGTCGATGACCCCCTGCTTGGCCAGCGTCGCGTAGCGCTCCATCCGCAGGTCGCGGACGGTCACGTCCGCGGCGGTCGACGCGAAGGCGGTGTGGGTGACCGACAGCTCGAGCGGCGGCAGCTGGCGCGGGTCGTCGAACATGACGATGCGGTCGTCGTCGGTGTCGAGGTGCCACAGGCCTGGTGCGGTCACGGCGGCCGGGTCACCGACCTGCGTCAGCCGGCGGTCGCCGGCGAAGAGGTCGACCGCGCGGCTCTCACCCTCCCGGCCGGCCTCCATCTCGACGTCGTAGGACGGCATGGGCGGCTCGACGGTGATGCCGGGGATGGTGAACGTCGACCCGGACGCCTGGACGCCGGAGGTGTCGACGGGCACTGCGCCGGACAGGAGCGCGCCGGTCTCGCCGACGAACGTGTCGCCGTCCCGCGGTTCGACGTGCACGCCGCGGTGCAGGCCGGAGGTGAAGGCGAACGTCGACCCGGGCGGCGCCGCCTCGACGATCGCGGCGGCGTCGTCGCCCGGCTGGATGCGGATCGCGTTCCCGGGGATCTGCGGCGCCGGCTGGGGGTTCGCCAGGTCGCCGAGCTCGAAGTCGACGTCGGTGCTCAGCCGCGACCGGTCGGCCACGATGATCACCTGGTCGATGTCGGCGGCGTGGTCGAGGAGCCACGTCCGGCCCCAGGACGGGTCCCACACGTGCGGGTTGGCGTACAGCAGGACGCCGCCGAGCGCCCCCGCGGTGGCGCCGGCGACCAGCGCGTCCTGCCAGTTCGTGCCGGGCGCGAGGAACACGCGCGACGGGTCGGCGCCGGCAGCCAGCGTCGCGTCGGCGACGGCGGTCGAGGTCTCGTACCGGGAGGGGCCGGCGAGGCGCTGGACGGGGGCGATCGACCCCAGCTCGGAGGCGACGCCGTCGCTGACCGCGGCGGTCCCGCCGACCACGGTGACCCCGTCGGGTGCGAGCTCCGCCAACCGCGCCCTGGTCACCCCGGGCAGGGAGTCGGGCCGGGTGAGCAGGATCGGGGCGGCGAGCATGGCCGCGTGCTGGGACACGGCCATCGCGTCCTCCCAGCCGCCGATGTGGCCGGCACCCTCGCCCCGCACGACGATCGGGTCCGCCGTGCCCCCGTTGGCCCGGACGAAGCTGGCGGCGGCCGCGGCGGTCTCGAACCGGTTGGGGCCCTGGATCCGCTCGACGTCGAGGATGCCGAGCTCGTCCCGGAGCTGCGCGACGACCCCGTCGCCGACGGCGGCGCTGCCGCCCATGATGACCGCGCGGTCGGCGTGGTAGTGCTCGATCTGCTCCCACACGTGGGCGGGCAGCTGGCCGGAGTCCGTCAGCAGCAGCGGCGCGTCGAGTACCGCGGCCACGGGTGCGGCGGCCAGCGCGTCGGCGAACTCGTCGCCGCGGGCGATGACGACCGTCCGCGGGGCCGGCCACAGGCGGCGGGCGGCGACCACGCTGGTCCCCGTGCCGTCAGCCGCCTCGAACCGCTCGACGCTCCAGTGCGGCCCCTGCGCGGCGGCCGGCACGGCCGGGATCGCGGTCAGGACGAGGGCCACGGCGGACAGCAGGAGCAAGAGCGATGTGTGCGCGCGCCCGCGCACGGATAGGGGGGAGGTCATCGACGACACCATACGGACGGCGGACCCCTCCGAGGCCCACCGTTCGTACAGGGCTGCGTGCTTGACTTGCACGCCGCCCGTGGTCAGGTGCGCAAGTCAGCTGGTCAGGTGCCCGTAGGGGCCGGACTGGAAGCTTGTGTGGAGGCCCATGTCGGCCGGTCCGCGGGTGAACGTCCCATCGGTGTCGAAGCCCAGGGCCCGCCAGCCGTCGGCGGTCCGCTCCCCGTCCCACCAGAACTCGCTGGCGCCGTCCACCAGGTGGTAGCGGTTGGCGAAGAAGGTGTTGCCGCGGCTGGTGTACAGCTCCCGCTCGGCGGTGTGGACCCGCAGCCCGACGGGGAGGTGACCGATCTCGACGGCGTTGTGGTGCACCTTGAGCCCGGTGGTCTCGTAGCGGCCGTGGGCGCCGGCGCCGCGGTCGGCGTGTGAGGCGAGGATCTCGATGCGGTTGCCGTACAGCACGTTGCCGCGCACCTCGACGTCACGGCTGTTGGAGACCCAGATCCCGGCGCCCAGGTCGCCGTAGGCGGCCGCGCCGTTGTCGCGGACGGTGTTGTCGGCGATCAGCGCGCCGTAGGAGATCTCGTAGAGGATCCCGAGCCACAGGTTGCCCTCGACGACGTTCCCGGTGATCTCGGCGTCGACGTTGTCGATGTCGAACCAGATGCCGGGGCCGTCGTTGTCGTGGACCCAGTTGTCGGCGAACACCGCGCCGACCGTGCCCTTCAGCTTCGTCGCGCCGCCCTCCCAGCCCCAGTTGTAGCCCAGGGTCCGGTTGTGGGCGATCTCGTTGCGCTCGACCACGATGCCGGCGCCGCCCCAGGCGGTGACGCCGATCTGGCCGTTCGCGGTGATCCGCGAGTCCCGCAGGGTGGTGCGGGCGCCGAGCTTGATCCCGGCCCCGTGGTTCTCGGTCGCGGTGACGTGGCGGACGGTCCAGCCCTCCCCGTCGATGTGGATGGCCCCGTGCTGGGCGGGGGAGGCGTAGCGGCGCACCGTCAGGTGCTGCAGGACCACGTCGTCGGCCTCGGAGCGGACCGCCCACCAGGCGGTCGCGAGCTCGAGGGTGTGCCGCGCCGGGTCGGCGCCGGTGATGACCTCGTCGGCGGCGTAGTCGAAGTACCAGGTCCCGGGACCGGACACCTCAGCGCGGGTCGCGACGTGGCGGGCGCGCACGCCATCCACCCAGAGGTCGTGGTTGGCCGCGTCGCGGGCGTGCCCCTCCACCATCTCGCCGTGCATCAGGCCGTCGGGGCGGCCGGTGTCGGTGAAGACCTGCTCGGTGCGCCCGCCGGCCACCCAGGTGCTGCCGCTGCGCCGGAACGCCGACGCCGGCAGGGGGACGGTCCCGTCCAGCACGGCCCCGTCGTCGCCCGTGACGACGTCGCCGGTCTCGACCGGCATCACCTGGGCGCGGTGCACGCCGCTCGCGATGCGGAAGCGCGTGCCGGCCGGGTGCGCCTCGAAGACCGCGGCGACGTCCTGGCCGACCTCGACGACGACCTCGTCGGCCGTCCGCGGCGGGGCGGGGACGGGTGCCTGCGGCTGGACGGCCGCGGAGCGCTCGTCGACCTCCGGGGTCGCGGCGCCAGGGCGCTGGAAGTGCCCCTGCGCGGCGGCGGGGGTCACACCCAGGCCGAGGGCGAGGACGAGGATGAGGGCGAGCAGCGCCGGGACGCGGTGGCGGTCGGTTGCGGAGCGGTCCATGCCCCGAAGAACGGATCACGCTGCGCAGGACTTGAGCCGCAAACCTCACTTCTGGTAATGACACGGACGGTGTTGATCATGTACGGTGAGCGGTTTCCCGTCCGGTGTCGTGGGCGTGGGAGACTCCTGGACCGTCACCTGGAGCAGAGGAGCGAGGTGTGCAGCAGCGGGTCCGCGTCACCGTGCTGATGACCGTGCACGACCGTCGCGACACGACCCTCGCCTGCCTGCGCGCCCTGGGTGCGCAGGCGCACGTCGACGACGTCGACGTGTCGGTCGTCCTGGTCGACGACGGGAGCAGCGACGGGACCGCCGACGCCGTCCGCGCCGCGTTCCCCGCCGTCCGGATCCTGCAGGGGGACGGCGAGCTGTTCTGGAACGGGGGGATGCGGGCGGCCTGGGCGGCGGCGTGGGACGGCGACCCGGACTTCTACCTGTGGCTGAACGACGACACCCTGCTCGACCCCGGTGCGCTCCGGCTCCTCATCGACACCCACGCGGCCGTGGTCACGGCGACGACGCCGGCGATCGTCGCGGGGGCCATCACCGACCCGGACAGCGGGGCGGTCAACTACTCCGGCGTGCGCCAGGACCCCGTCCGCCGCCTCCGCTTCGACCCGGTCGTGCCCGACGGCCGCCCGATCGAGGCGGACACGATGAACGGCAACGCGGTCCTGGTGCCGCGCGCCGTGGCCCGGCGGGTCGGGACGCTCTCGCGGCGCTACACCCACGGGATGGGGGACTACGACTACGGGTTGCGCGCCCGCCGGGTCGGGTGCGCGGTGTGGGTGGCGCCGCGCCCCCTCGGCCGCTGCTCGACCAACCCCGGGTTCACCACCACCGGCGAGGGGCGGGCGGACCTCCGCCGGCTGCGCGGCGTCAAGCACCTGCCGCCGGAGGAGTGGCGGGCCTTCGCGCGGCGCTGGGCCGGCCCGGCCTGGCCGGCGTACTGGCTGTCGCCGTACCTGCGGCGGGGTCTGTGGGTGCTCGCCGACGCGCTCAGCGGCGGGCGCCGTCAGCGGGTCGAGGCCCGTTCCGCGCACGCCGGCCGTCGGCGTCGCGGCTGACCCGGGCCCGTCGGGCGGCGGCCAGCAGCCGCTCGGCCGCGGCGGTCGGCGTGTGGGCGGCCATCCGCGCCGCGGCGGCCTGACCTCGCCGGGCGAGGTCGTCGGGATCGGCGACGAGGCGCCGGAGCACCGCGGCGGTCCCCCAGGTGTCGTGGGGATCGATCACCAGGTCGGGGTCGGCGTGCGGGTGGACGCCGGCGTGGACCGAGCACAGGACCGGCGTGCCAGCGGCCATCGCCTCCAGGGCGACCATGCCCCAGGTGTCCTCGAGCGTGGGGAAGCACAGCAGGTCCGCGGCGGCCATCCGGCCGGGGATCTCCTCGTACGGCACCCAGCCGACCAGGTCGACGACGTCCTCGAGCCCGAGGGCGGTCCGCGCCGCCACGACCTGCTCGGCCAGCGGACCGTCCCCGACGAGCTCGAGGTGGATGCGGCGCCGGTCGGCCTCGTCGAGGGCCGCGAGCGCGTCGAGCAGCTGCAGGATCCCCTTGCGGCTCTCCCACCGGCCGACGCAGAGCAGCCGCAGGCGGCCGTCGCCGGTCCCCGCCGCGGCGGGCCGGGCCGGGGGATGGGGGACCATGGAGGGCGCGGTGGCGACCGCGTCGGGGTCGACGCCGAGGACGTCGACGAGGTAGTCCCGTCCGCGGGGGGAGTTCGTGATCACCGCGTCCGCGGCGGCCGCGATCCGGCGGCGCAGGGCCAGCCGGCGCGGCGAGCTGCGGAAGTCGACGCTGGGGGACGACCCCTCCCACGCGAGCACCACCGCCCAGCGGCCGACCGGCCGCGCGGCGAGCACGAG
Encoded here:
- a CDS encoding cell wall-binding repeat-containing protein yields the protein MTSPLSVRGRAHTSLLLLLSAVALVLTAIPAVPAAAQGPHWSVERFEAADGTGTSVVAARRLWPAPRTVVIARGDEFADALAAAPVAAVLDAPLLLTDSGQLPAHVWEQIEHYHADRAVIMGGSAAVGDGVVAQLRDELGILDVERIQGPNRFETAAAAASFVRANGGTADPIVVRGEGAGHIGGWEDAMAVSQHAAMLAAPILLTRPDSLPGVTRARLAELAPDGVTVVGGTAAVSDGVASELGSIAPVQRLAGPSRYETSTAVADATLAAGADPSRVFLAPGTNWQDALVAGATAGALGGVLLYANPHVWDPSWGRTWLLDHAADIDQVIIVADRSRLSTDVDFELGDLANPQPAPQIPGNAIRIQPGDDAAAIVEAAPPGSTFAFTSGLHRGVHVEPRDGDTFVGETGALLSGAVPVDTSGVQASGSTFTIPGITVEPPMPSYDVEMEAGREGESRAVDLFAGDRRLTQVGDPAAVTAPGLWHLDTDDDRIVMFDDPRQLPPLELSVTHTAFASTAADVTVRDLRMERYATLAKQGVIDAHIGRRWVIDRVHISESHGPAIRTGYGAVVRNSRLVHNGQIAIGGGDRLPDGSQAPVLIENNEIAYNGEIGFLWAWEAGGAKMTSALRPRFVNNWAHHNRGPGLWCDLDCQDPEWTGNLSEHNDWAGILNEETYGGLIQSNVLRANGVFAVGDTGAGLWISNSPGVEVAWNVMEANRLPLVASHNGIEPGRHGELGIFDLHVHDNDIRVDAQLPGMRVTTGEVDRYHRDDIRFEGNVYRLNDARPAHFWAGRSVGVEEWQSEFGNDLQGTFLSADVDATFSPPQAFDRVAYGPVG
- a CDS encoding right-handed parallel beta-helix repeat-containing protein, producing MDRSATDRHRVPALLALILVLALGLGVTPAAAQGHFQRPGAATPEVDERSAAVQPQAPVPAPPRTADEVVVEVGQDVAAVFEAHPAGTRFRIASGVHRAQVMPVETGDVVTGDDGAVLDGTVPLPASAFRRSGSTWVAGGRTEQVFTDTGRPDGLMHGEMVEGHARDAANHDLWVDGVRARHVATRAEVSGPGTWYFDYAADEVITGADPARHTLELATAWWAVRSEADDVVLQHLTVRRYASPAQHGAIHIDGEGWTVRHVTATENHGAGIKLGARTTLRDSRITANGQIGVTAWGGAGIVVERNEIAHNRTLGYNWGWEGGATKLKGTVGAVFADNWVHDNDGPGIWFDIDNVDAEITGNVVEGNLWLGILYEISYGALIADNTVRDNGAAAYGDLGAGIWVSNSRDVEVRGNVLYGNRIEILASHADRGAGAHGRYETTGLKVHHNAVEIGHLPVGLRVHTAERELYTSRGNTFFANRYHLVDGASEFWWDGERTADGWRALGFDTDGTFTRGPADMGLHTSFQSGPYGHLTS
- a CDS encoding glycosyltransferase family 2 protein → MQQRVRVTVLMTVHDRRDTTLACLRALGAQAHVDDVDVSVVLVDDGSSDGTADAVRAAFPAVRILQGDGELFWNGGMRAAWAAAWDGDPDFYLWLNDDTLLDPGALRLLIDTHAAVVTATTPAIVAGAITDPDSGAVNYSGVRQDPVRRLRFDPVVPDGRPIEADTMNGNAVLVPRAVARRVGTLSRRYTHGMGDYDYGLRARRVGCAVWVAPRPLGRCSTNPGFTTTGEGRADLRRLRGVKHLPPEEWRAFARRWAGPAWPAYWLSPYLRRGLWVLADALSGGRRQRVEARSAHAGRRRRG
- a CDS encoding glycosyltransferase family 4 protein, giving the protein LVLAARPVGRWAVVLAWEGSSPSVDFRSSPRRLALRRRIAAAADAVITNSPRGRDYLVDVLGVDPDAVATAPSMVPHPPARPAAAGTGDGRLRLLCVGRWESRKGILQLLDALAALDEADRRRIHLELVGDGPLAEQVVAARTALGLEDVVDLVGWVPYEEIPGRMAAADLLCFPTLEDTWGMVALEAMAAGTPVLCSVHAGVHPHADPDLVIDPHDTWGTAAVLRRLVADPDDLARRGQAAAARMAAHTPTAAAERLLAAARRARVSRDADGRRARNGPRPADGARR